In Deltaproteobacteria bacterium, the genomic stretch GTTCCGCGCCTCGGGTCGCTGCCCCAATCGACGCTATGCCCACCGTGGGCCCTGCACCACCGAACCTTAGGAGACACGCCCACGACCGCGCGCCGCTGGGCCATCGAGATCGCCCCAAGCGCGGGCCCGCCCCGCCGGAACGTGGCTTCGATCACTCGCCGCGCCCTGGAGGCATCCGCGGCGGGCGGGCGTGGACTATCCTCGGACGATGGGATGGCTGGCGACCGCGGTGATGCTGGCGAGCCTCGGCGAGCTGCCATGGCAGGGCAACGAGCCGCAGGCGGCGAGCAGCTCGGGTGACACCGGCGCAGCGACTGGATCGGAGTCCGGCACCGACGGCAGCACGGGTGTCGCGACCGACGGCGGCACGGGTGTCGCGACCGACGGCGGCACGGGTGTCGCGACCGACGGCAGCACGGGTGTCGCGACCGATGTCGGCACCGGCTCCGACGGTGGTGGCACCGACGCCGCCACCGCGGGCAGCGGCTCGGACGGCACCGCAAGCGGTGGCGCTGGCTCCGGCAGCGACAGCGGTGATCCCTCGACCACCAACGACGGCGGCACCCAGGACGACGCCGGCGCCAGCACCGAGACCGGCATCGGCATCGACTTCGGTAGCGATGGCTGCGGCGGTGGCAGCAGCGACGACGACATCGACGACGGCGACGCATCCGATGGCTGCGGCGACGACGAAGATCCCGGCTGCCTCGACGACGACGCGAACAACAGCGACAACTTCTGCGGCGTGTCGCGACGCGGACGGGAGCGCGCCGCGATCGCGGCGCTGCTGATCCTGCTCGCACGACCGCGACGCCCCCGCGCGCAGGTGCGCCGATGACGACCACGATGCAGCTGGCCGCCGTGTTCGCGGCGACCCTCGTGGGCACGGCCGCGCACGCCAGCCCGCCGTCGACGCTCGCCAGCCGTGCACAGCCCGCAGCGTCACCTGGGTCGCCCACCACCTGGGACGAGGTCGATCGAGAGATCGACGTGCACACCACGACGACCACGACCACCACCCACGACGGACCGCCGCCGCCGGTGGTGGTCTACGTGCAGCCGGCCGCACCGGCAGCGACGCCGGCCCCCGCGATCGACCCCGACGTCATCGAAGACCACCGCCGTGAGGGCAACGGACTACTGGTCGGCGCCGGCGTGGCGTCGGCGTTCGGCCTCGTCCTCAACGGCGTGCGTGGCTTCCTCGTCCAGGGCCCCTGCCAGACCGCCAGCCAAGGCGGCTGCCGCCCGGGGTGGTTCCTGGCCTCGACCGGGGCGTGGATCGCCAACGTCACCAGCTTCACCCTCGCGGGCGTCGGCGGGTCCACACGGGGTCGTGCCGACGCGACCCGGGACCGCGAGCGGCACCGACTGCGATCGACGCGGTTCACAGTCACCGGCGCGTCGCTGCTGACGCTCGGCGTGATCGGCAGCGTCGGCCTGCGACTGGTGTGGTTGGTCGACTACTCCAGCCCGGGCGGCGCGGAGATGCTCGACTTCAAGTATCCGCTCGACGCGGCCGCCTACTACGGCGGGCAGCAGCTGAGCGCGATGGCGGTGGCCTACGGGCTCGCAGCGCTGACCTACGGCACCGCGCGTCCGATGCGACGGCCGCTGTCGCTGGCACCGATGACGGGCCGCAACCTCGTCGGCCTGCAACTGGGCGGACGCTTCTAGTACCTCGGTACTAGCAGCCCACCAGGACCACCACCGAGCGGGCAGCGAGCTGGAGCACCGCCGGCGCGATCGCACAGTGCCGCGAGGTGTCGACGATGTCCTCCGGGCTCGGCCGCGCGGTGTCGATCGCGACACGCCAGCGGCGGCTGCCCCCCGGTGACGGTAGGCGGAAGCGCACCGCGTCGTCGTGGGCGTTGATGATGACGTGCAGGGGATCGTCGTCGTCGTGGGCGACGAGCGTGAACGCGAGCGTGCGACAGCCGAAGCTCCAGTCGGGCCGATCGGGTTCGACCCCGTGCCAGCGCACGCGGGGTGGTGCCGGCACCGTCGCTCGGGACGTCGCCGTCGTCGCCCTGCAGGTAGCGTGTGCGTCGCAGGCTCGGGTGACGCCGACGGAACGCGATCAGCTCACGGGTGAAGCGATGCAGCTCGGCCTCGCGCTGCAGCCCGCCCCAGTCGCACCAGCTGGTGGGGTTGTCCTGGCAGTAGGCGTTGTTGTTGCCGCCCTGGCTGCGGCCGAACTCGTCGCCGGCCAGCAGCATCGGCGTGCCCTGCGACAGCAGCAGGATCGCCAGCAGGTTCTTGCTCTGACGCAATCGCACCGCCGTGATCGTGGGGTCGGCGGACTCGCCCTCGACGCCGTAGTTGGCGCTGTAGTTGGCGTCGGTGCCGTCCCGCCCCTGCTCGCCGTTGCGCAGGTTGTGCTTGTGCTCGTAGCTGACGAGGTCGCGCAGCGTGAAGCCATCGTGACAGGTCACGAAATTGATGCACTGGTGCGGCTCGTGGCCGCGGTGCTCGTAGAGGTCGGGGCTGCCGAGCATGCGCTTGGCGAGCGCAGGGGCGAGCCCGAGGTCGCCCCGCACGAAGCGACGCACGTCGTCGCGGAAGATGCCGTTCCACTCCGACCAACGCTCGCCGGGGAAGTGGCCCACCTGGTACAGCCCACCTGCGTCCCACGCCTCCGCCACCAGCAACGCGTTCTGCAGCACCGGGTCCGACTCGATCTCCCACGGCAGCGGCGGGTCGGCCATCGGGCGGCCATGGACGTCGCGCGCGAGGATGGTCGCGAGGTCGAAGCGAAAGCCGTCGACCCGCATGGTCCCGGCCCAGTAGCGCAGCGCGTCGAGCACCATGCGTCGCGCGATGGGGTGGTTGCAGTTGAAGGTGTTGCCGGTACCGGAGTAGTCGAGGTACTTCGCCGCGCGGCCCGGCTCGCGCTCGAGCAGGTAGTACACGGGATTGTCGATCCCTCGGAAGCACTGCGTGGGGCCGTCGATCCCACCCTCGCCGGTGTGGTTGAAGACCACGTCCAGCACGACCTCGATGCCGGCGCGATGGAACTCGCGCACCATGTCGCGGAACCCCGTCAGGTACCGCATGCGGTGCCAGTCCTCCTCGTAGTAGCCGCGGTGCGGCGCGAAGAAGCCCAGTGGGTTGTAGCCCCAGTAGTCGGTGAGCTCGGCGCTGGTCGTGGGGTCGCGAAACGGCAGGCTGTGCGGATCGAACTGGAACACCGGCATCAGCTCGACGGTGGTGACGCCCAGCTCGCGCAGATACGGCACCTTCTCGACCAATGCCTGGAAGCTCCCCGGGTGCCGCGTCTGCGACGACGGGTGCCGCGTGAAGCCGCGGACGTGGAGCTCGTAGATCACGCGCTCGGCCGCCGGGATGCGTGGTGGCTCGACGCCCTGCCAGTCGAAGCGCGAGGGGTCGACGACCAGGCTCTTCATCGCGGTCGCGACGTTGGAGCCGCGCGAGATGGCGTCGACCCGCGAGACCGACGGGCCATAGACGATGCCGCGGGCGTAGGGGTCGAGCAGCAGCTTGTCGGCGTCGAAGCAGAGCCCCCGCTCGGGATCATCGGGCCCGTCGCAGCGGTAGGCGTAGACCAGGCCCTCGCCCACGCCGTGCACGAAGACGTGCCAGTAGCTGAAGGTCCGATTGCGTCGCGGGTCGAGCGCGATCACCTGCATCGGCGCATCCGCGTCGAAGCTACGGAACAGCAGCAGCTCGACCGCCGTCGCCGACGAGCTGAACAGCGAGAAGTTCACACCGCCGGGCGCGACGTTGGCACCGAGCGGATGGGGCGAACCGGCCGAAACCTCGAGGACGGGTGACACGGGTGGGCCACCCACGATACGCCGGCTCTCAGCCCGGCGGGTCGCAGATCATGCCGCCCTCGATCTGCGAGTTCGTGCGGAAGGTGTTGAGCAGCTGCCACCACCGCTTCTCCATCATCGGGATGCGGCCGTCCTCGAGCACGTTGGTCACGTGGTAGGTGTGCTGATTCCAGATGCGGCGGGCCTGGATCCATCGCTCGCGGACGTCGCGGATGACCTGCACGGTGGGCGCGGTCTGCATGTTCGAGAAGCCCGAGTCCGAGACCACGACGATCTCGGCCGCGCCGTCGTTGTCGACGTCGGCGACCACGGGGTACTCCGCGAGCGTCTTCGCGCTGCGCGGCACGCTCAGCAGCGGCATGCCATCGCCGTCGAAGACCCACAGGTTGGTCTCGTCGGCGTACATCGCCTCGGCCACACCGTTGCCGTCGAAGTCGAAGGCGGTGCCCCCCGCCCAGCCGCTGCCATCCTGCACGCTGGCCTGCCAGCCGACCGTGAAGTCGTTCTCGAACATGACGTAGGCGTTGGCCGAGCTGGTCGCGACCTCCGAGACGTTGTCGCCGTCGAAGTCGTGGACGGTCGCGGGTCGGAACCAGCTCGCGCCGCCACCGGGGGCTTGGTTCATCGCCACGACGGCGCCGGTGTGATCGAGCACCGTCACGCCGCCGTAGCCGGTGATGAGCACCTCGGGCTCGGGGTCACCGTCGAGGTTGGCGACCTGTGCAAAGCCGCGTTCGAGCTGCGGGTTGCTGAAGTAGACCGTACCGTCGTGGTGATAGGCGTTGGCACCGATGACGATCTCGCCATCGCCGTCACCGTCGAGATCCGCCGCGACGGTCGTGAAGTTGTCGGCGACCTGGGTCTCGGGCAGCGTCGCAATGGTGTTGCCGAGGTGATCGATGATCAGCCGATCCATGCTGATCTCGACGTCGCCGTCGTTGTCGAGGTCGGCCAGCGTGATCGCACCGCCTTGGCTGTGATCGATGGTGCTGGTGTTCTGCCACTTGACGGTGCCGTCGTGCTCGAAGGCGATCGCCGACGAGGGCCCGCCGAAGCCCGGGCCGGTGGCCGCGACGATCTCGGGGATGCCGTCGCCGTCGATGTCGCCGATCGCGGGATTGATCGACCACGTGATCGCGGTGGGGATCATGAAGTGCTCGCTGCCGGTGGCGCCATCGAGCACGTAGATGTGGCCGTCGTTGGGGAACGCCGTCACGGCCACCACGATGTCCGGGATGTCGCAGAGGTCGATCTCGCCGTCGGCATTGTCGTCGGTGAGGTTGGCGACCAGCGGCGTGACCAGCGACTCGCGCTCCGCACCGGGGCCGTCCCAGGTCCACTGCACGTCGGGCTCGAACGCGTCGGGCGGTGACTGCTGCATGCAGTCACCGATGTTGTTCATGTCGTCCTCCGAGGCCTTGCAGCTGACCACCTCGCCGCCCGAGCTCGACTCGGATCCACCGGAGAGATCGAACTTGGTGTGGCCACCGCTGCTGTCGGCGGGACTCGAGGTGCCGGTGGTGTCGACGCCCGTGGCCGAGCCCGCGCTGCTCGTGCCGCCGGTGCTCGTGCCGGCATCGGTGGTGCCGGTCAGGGTCGCGCTGCCCGATGCCGAGGTGGTCGCATTGCCCTCGGGGTCGAAGCAGGCGCTCGCGGTCGCGATGCAGAGGAGGCCAGTGACATAGGGAGCTCGCCGCGGTTGCATGTCCATCCACCTCGTTGGGCCGGCCTTCGGGGGCCGATGTGTTCGCGTCGCGGCGCCGCTGGTGCGGTCCTGCGGACGAGCGCTCGCGAGGATTCTAGCGGGCGGCCCAGCGCGCGGTCCAGCGCGGCCGATGGAACCCGATCAGGCTGGTCGGCTGCCACCGGCTCGACGAGCGGCTCGGCGCCGACGGCGGCCCTCGGCCCGCCTACTCGAGCGGCAGCCAGTCGAGTACGTCGACTCGCCCAGGTCCGATCACCAGCGCGTCGCAGAGCGAGGGCCAGGGTTCGACACACCTCCCTTCGGCAGAACAGTAGCCGACCGTGCCGCACGCTCCGGGCGACTCGCCGTCACACGCGTCACCGACCTGCAAGTAGGGCGTGCACACGCCGGGCACGTCGGGCGCGTCCAGGTCGAGGCCGGCGCAGACTGAATCGTCGCACCCGTGCGGGAAGCTGCAGGCGGCGCCTTCGTCGGCTTGCCCAGGATGACAGACGCCGTCGATACCGCACCCTGCGGGCGTCATCGCATCGACGTTCGCACAGTGGTGTCCGCTCGTGATGTTGCACGGGGCGCCGAGCGGGAGATCCTTGACGGCATCACCGCATCGACCATCGACACACTCGAGCTGGCCACTGCACTGTGCGTAGGCAAGCCCACCTCGCAAGTGCAGAGACGGCGACCAGTCCGCGATCAGCTGCGCCTCGGGCGTGCACGCACCACCCGCTTGCACCGTCCCCGCAAACACTTGGCACCCGCGATAGCCCAGCAGTTCGTCCGTGTCGCAGGCCCCGGTGGTGAAGACGTCGAGGAGTGACTCGAAGCAGTCGTCGTGGAACTCGAGGCTCGGCGTGGCAGCGATGGCCTCGAACAGCTCGATCGCTGCGCCCTCGCATGCTGCCGCATCGTCGAAGACCTCGCCGATGCAGCCGCAACGCGCCTGTGCGCCGCACACCGCCTTCGCGTAGCGCGTCGCCGCGTCGTCGGGGACGACATCGGGCAGCCGCCGCTCGGGGCCGCACGAACCACACGACGCGACGGCGAGCAGCGGGAGGACCTGCAGCCAGCGCAGTCGCGGGGTGCACTCCGCCGGAGACGACGATCTCGGTCGGCCTCGGGCTGGCAGGACGCCAGTGACGTAGGGAGCTCGCCGCGGTTGCATGTTCTTCACCTCGCGGCCGGCTGTCAGGGCCGATGTGTTGCCATCGCGATGCCACACGTGCGGTCCTGCGCGCGATCGCTCGCTCGATTCTAGTGGGTGGCCGAGCGCGCGGTCCACCGCCGCTACGCTACACTGGTCGCCGAGCACGAGTCCCGATCTTGGCGGAGGACGACAACGGCAATCCCCTCGGCGTGCTGCTCGAGCGGGCCAAACCCGACGGCGGGTTCGCGTCGCAGCAATCGCTGGAGATGCTGCAGGCGCGGCTCTTCGGCCGTTCGGACCCGACCAAGCTCGTCGGTCGCTATCGCCTCGAACAGCGGCTCGGCGCCGGCGGCGGCGGCACGGTGTACCGCGCGCGCGACCCCGAGACCGGGCGCGTGGTCGCCATCAAGCTGCTGGTCGCGGACAACCGCGCCAGCTCGGCGCGCGCTCGATTGATCCGCGAGGCGCAGTCGCTCGCCAAGCTGAGCCACCCGAACATCGTCGAGTTCCTCGAGGTCGGCACCTTCGATCCCGGTGTGCTCGAGGCCCATGCGACCGGCCACGAGCACGGCGTGTTCATGGCGATGGAGTTCGTCGAGGGCCGCAACCTCGCCGAGTGGGGCGCCGAGCGACACACCTTCAAGGAGATTCGCGACACCTTCGTGGCCGCGGGGCGCGGGCTGGCGTTCGCACACGCACGCGGCTTCGTGCACCGCGATTTCAAGCCCAGCAACGTGCTCGTCGGCGACGACGGTCGCGTGCGCGTGGCCGACTTCGGTCTCGCGCGGGTGACCCGCGAGCTCACCGCACCGGTTGCGGTGATGGCCTCTCGCTTCGGCGGCGACGTGTCGCTGCCGGGGATGCACGTGTCGCTCACCAAGCCCGGCACCGTGCTCGGCACGCCGGCGTACATGGCCCCGGAGCAGCACCTCAGCTCGCGTGCCGACGCACGCAGCGATCAGTTCAGCTTCTGCCTCGCGCTGTACGAGACGCTCTACGGCCGCGGACCCTACGTCGCCGGGACCGCCGGCAAGATGCTGGAGGCCAAGCTGCGCGGGATGATCGCGCCGCCGCCCCGCGACGTGAAGATCCCGCTGCACATCCACCGCGCGGTCGTGCGGGGCCTGCAGCCGGATGCATCGCTGCGACACGCATCGATGGACGACCTGCTCGCGATCCTCGAGACCGAGCACGATCACAGTCGCACGGTGCGTTGGATCGCGGCCGCCGGCGGGCTCGCGCTGGCGACCGCCGGTGCGACGGCGTTCGCGCTGCACCGGGCCGACGACGGCGGCTGCAGCGACGCGCTGGCCGACAGCGGCTGGGACTCGAACGCGTTCGATCGGCTGCGCACCGCACTCACCGGCTCGACCGCGGGCTTCCGCGAGACCACCCTGACGCGCGTGGGCGAGCGGCTCGACACCTGGTCGACGGTGTGGAGCGCCGCGCGGGAGCGGGTCTGCGACGCGAGCTCGAGCGGCGCCGACGTGGCGACGCAGCGCGCCTGCCTGCGAGACGCCAAGGCCCACGTGCTCGCGTTCGTTGCCGCGGTGCCGGCGGGCTCCGGCGGCACCGCGATGCCGGGCCGACTCGAGCGTGCGATCGCGACCCTCGATCTGCTGTGGGATCCGTCCGAGTGCGTCACCGCGGCGGCCGAAGCCGCTCCGCCCGCGCTGGCCGACGAAGTCGCACGCGCCGAGATCGCCGTGGCGCTCGGTGACCCCGCCGCGCCCTCGTTGGCCGACGCGCTCGGCGACCGTGGCCGCGAGCTCGGCGACCCGATGACCATCGCCCTCGCCGAGGGCCTGGGACTGCGGGCGCGGGGTCGCTTCGACGATCCGACACCGTGGCGCACCGCCCACGCCGCGCTCGTGGCCCTCGCCGCGCCGCGACGTGCCGAGGAGCTGGCCCTCGCCGCACTCACGGGGGCGGCCGAGCTCGGCGATCGCGAGGCCGCCGCCACCTGGGTCGCGGCGATCGACGGCGACGCGCGCAGCAGCACCGCGAGCGTGCGCGCGCGGGTGTTCGCAGCCATGGCCGCGCTCGCCTACGCACGCGAGTCCTACGACGAGGCCACGGCGTGGTGTCGCAGCGCCCACGACGTGACCGCGCAATCCATGCCCGGATCGGTGGTCGACGCCGAGGTCGCGATGACCTGCGCGCGGGTACCGGTCGCCGCCGGCCGCGACGCCGCCGCGATCGCAGCCTGGGAGGCCGCCGCCGCCGCGACCGAGCGCGCCTGGGGCGGCGACCACCCGATGACCGCGTTCGCGCGGGCCGAGTTCGCGTTCGTGCTGTTCATGGCCGGGCGCCGCGACGCCGCGCGCCCCCACGCCGCGATCGCCCTCGACGTGCTCACCCGCGGCACCACCGACGACGACGCCCGCCGCATCGCGCCGCTGCTGTTGCTGGGCGAGCTCGACCGCAGTCGCGACCCCGAAGCCGCGGCGCGCCACTTCGCCCAGGCCGAGGCCATCGCCAGCGCCGACGAGCGACGGGCGCTCGCACAGGCGGACGGCTTCTTCCGCCTCGCCCGCGGGACCGTGGCGATCGATCCGCGTCGCAGCGAAGACCTCGTCACCGCGGCGAGCTCGCGACTGGCCCGCATGGGTCCGGCCGCCGACGGCCTGCGCGCAGCGATCGTCCGCTGGCGCGACTAGCCGCCCTGATCGGAGCGCATGTTGTCGCGCAGCGCCCGGGCCCAGTGCTCGAGCCCCTCGATGGTCGTGCGCTGCAGCTGCGCGGGCACGTCCATCACCGTCAGCTGCTCGCGCAGCGCATCGCGGGCGCGGAACAGGCGGCTCTTCACGGTGCCAGCCGGCACCTCGAGGATCACGGCGATCTCGCCGACGGGCAGCTGCTCCCAGTAGTAGAGCTCGACGATGGTCTGGAGATCGAGCGGGATCTGCCGCAGCGCCTGCAGCAGCAGCTTCTCCTCCTCGCGATCCGCCATCACGCGGCTGGGCGAGCCGTACACCGACGCGACCGACATCTCCTCGGGTGCGTAGGGTGTCTCGCGTCGCTCGCGTCGACGCATGTGCATGAGCAGCTGGTTGCGTGCGATGCCGAGGATGTAGGCCTTGAGGCTGGCGTCCTCGCGCAGCCGATCGCGGCCCTCGACGCACGCCAGGAAGGTCCGCTGGATGAGGTCGTCGACGTCGTCGCTCGCCTTGTTCACGAAGAACCGGTAGACGCTCATGAAGTTGCGGCGGACCAGCTCGTTGCCGGCCTCGTTGTCACCGCCACGCCACGCACGCAGGAGCTCGACGTCTGAAGGCATGGGAGGCGCTCTAGCCCGCGCTGCGAACCCGCTCGCGGCGTCGACGAGTGTACACGGCTACCGCGCGCGAGCGCGCGCGCTCACGGCAGGACCACGTCCTGCCCCGCCGACAGCACGATGCGCGGGAACTCGGCGCGCACCGCGGCCATGACCTCGACCAGCTCGCCCACGGTGACGCCGTCCATGGGCCGCAGGATGATCGCCTGCTTGCCGGGGTGGCGCTTCTTGATCTCGTGCAGCGTCGCTCGCAGGCTGGCGAGGTTGTCCGTCCTCAGGCTTCGCACGGCGCTGGGGTCTTCGGCGCCCAACTCGTAGCGGCCGTGGGTGAACGCCAGCTGCAGACCCAACGCCGCAGAGCCCTGCCCGAGCTCGAGGCCTTGGGGTGGCAGCAGCGAGAACGGCTGCCCCCGCAGGCCGCGGCCGGAGCTGCCGAGCACCAAGGCGAGCGTCGGCGGACGCAGCGGTCGCGCCGACGCAGCGGCGTAGGCGGTGGCCAGTAGCGTGCTGGCCGGCACGCGCCCGTGCGCGGCGATGACCAGCGAGTTCGGCAGGCCGATCGAGCGCTCGCTACCCTCGATCGCGAGCGACAACCACTCGGCCTGGAACGCGTCGAACAGCGAGATCGGGCAGCGACGCGCGCAGGCCGGTGCGGCGACCGTGTCTTGGATGCGGCCGTCCTGCAGCCGCGCGATGTCGCGATCGAATACCTGCACGCGATCGAGCCCGAGCGTGATGAGCAGGCCCGGCTCGAGCGCGAAGCCCTCTGCGCCCGGCAGCACGCCCAGGCCCAGCGACGCGCCGACGTGACTCATCACGATGGTGGCGAAGCCCGGCAGGCGCTCGAAGCCACGTGGTCCGTCGTCGCGCATGCCCGCAGCGTCGGGTGCAGCGGGCGGCGCGACCAGCAGTGTGGTGCCGAGCAACGCGCGCCCGGCCAAGCCGTGGGCGACGGCGGCGATCCAGCTCGACATCAGAGCTCCTCCAGCGCAAAGGGCATCCACGGATCGACGGCGCCCTCGAGCACCGGGACCTGCGCGGAGCCGAGCCCCAGCGGCGCGCTGGTGAGGCGCACGTCGACGTCGCGGCGCGACGGCACGTCGCCACCGAACTCCGGCGCCAACGAGGTCGTCATGCCGACCACGACCATGCGGCCGTCGCGTTCATGGGTCGCGAGGTAGACCCGGAAGGGATCCCGCGCGCAGTCGAAGCGCACCACGGCGCCGCCATCGAGCGACGCGTGCGCCTCCTCGCGCAGGCCCTCGACCACGTCGGCGAGTCCGCCCTGCCACATCCCGAGCCGCTCGAGCCGCTTGCGCGCCGCACTGGACGCAGACTCGACCAGCGCCGCGGCCGGTTGCGACGCGACCGAGTCGCACTCCGCTCCGCGCAGCACCGCGGCATAGCGCTCGACCTCGCGAACGAAGCGTTCCTGCACGCGCAGACCGTTGCCGTGATCGTAGAGCTCGCGCGGCAGCGCCTCGAGGATGCCGCTGGGTGAGCCCGAGGCCAGCCACAACAGCAGATGCAGCGCGTCCCAGCCGCCATGGTTGTCGCCGGCGGCCACGCACGCACTGTTGCCAGCCTCGACGCAGTGCAGGAACGACTCCGCCGTGCGGCGCGAGGGTTCCTCGTCGGGCAGGGCGCTGGGAATGCTGCGCTCGCGGTTGCAGCCCGCGGCGGCGATGCACGCCAGCACGCCCGCCTGCGCCCGCCCGCGCCACCACGCGGCCCTGCGCGTCCGCTCCCGATCGCTACGGTTGGTTCGAGGCGACGACATCGTGGAACTCGCTCGCGATTGCATAGCAGGTCGTCGCGCGCGGCAGCAACAAACTGCGACGAGTGCGTGTCGCGGCGCGAGCCCGCGTCTTCGCCACCGGGGCTCGCCACCGACGACGAGCGCGCTTCGTCGAAAATTTGGGTTCTCACGCGAACGCTCGCCACTCTC encodes the following:
- a CDS encoding VCBS repeat-containing protein, with protein sequence MQPRRAPYVTGLLCIATASACFDPEGNATTSASGSATLTGTTDAGTSTGGTSSAGSATGVDTTGTSSPADSSGGHTKFDLSGGSESSSGGEVVSCKASEDDMNNIGDCMQQSPPDAFEPDVQWTWDGPGAERESLVTPLVANLTDDNADGEIDLCDIPDIVVAVTAFPNDGHIYVLDGATGSEHFMIPTAITWSINPAIGDIDGDGIPEIVAATGPGFGGPSSAIAFEHDGTVKWQNTSTIDHSQGGAITLADLDNDGDVEISMDRLIIDHLGNTIATLPETQVADNFTTVAADLDGDGDGEIVIGANAYHHDGTVYFSNPQLERGFAQVANLDGDPEPEVLITGYGGVTVLDHTGAVVAMNQAPGGGASWFRPATVHDFDGDNVSEVATSSANAYVMFENDFTVGWQASVQDGSGWAGGTAFDFDGNGVAEAMYADETNLWVFDGDGMPLLSVPRSAKTLAEYPVVADVDNDGAAEIVVVSDSGFSNMQTAPTVQVIRDVRERWIQARRIWNQHTYHVTNVLEDGRIPMMEKRWWQLLNTFRTNSQIEGGMICDPPG
- a CDS encoding serine/threonine protein kinase, with translation MAEDDNGNPLGVLLERAKPDGGFASQQSLEMLQARLFGRSDPTKLVGRYRLEQRLGAGGGGTVYRARDPETGRVVAIKLLVADNRASSARARLIREAQSLAKLSHPNIVEFLEVGTFDPGVLEAHATGHEHGVFMAMEFVEGRNLAEWGAERHTFKEIRDTFVAAGRGLAFAHARGFVHRDFKPSNVLVGDDGRVRVADFGLARVTRELTAPVAVMASRFGGDVSLPGMHVSLTKPGTVLGTPAYMAPEQHLSSRADARSDQFSFCLALYETLYGRGPYVAGTAGKMLEAKLRGMIAPPPRDVKIPLHIHRAVVRGLQPDASLRHASMDDLLAILETEHDHSRTVRWIAAAGGLALATAGATAFALHRADDGGCSDALADSGWDSNAFDRLRTALTGSTAGFRETTLTRVGERLDTWSTVWSAARERVCDASSSGADVATQRACLRDAKAHVLAFVAAVPAGSGGTAMPGRLERAIATLDLLWDPSECVTAAAEAAPPALADEVARAEIAVALGDPAAPSLADALGDRGRELGDPMTIALAEGLGLRARGRFDDPTPWRTAHAALVALAAPRRAEELALAALTGAAELGDREAAATWVAAIDGDARSSTASVRARVFAAMAALAYARESYDEATAWCRSAHDVTAQSMPGSVVDAEVAMTCARVPVAAGRDAAAIAAWEAAAAATERAWGGDHPMTAFARAEFAFVLFMAGRRDAARPHAAIALDVLTRGTTDDDARRIAPLLLLGELDRSRDPEAAARHFAQAEAIASADERRALAQADGFFRLARGTVAIDPRRSEDLVTAASSRLARMGPAADGLRAAIVRWRD
- a CDS encoding sigma-70 family RNA polymerase sigma factor, with translation MPSDVELLRAWRGGDNEAGNELVRRNFMSVYRFFVNKASDDVDDLIQRTFLACVEGRDRLREDASLKAYILGIARNQLLMHMRRRERRETPYAPEEMSVASVYGSPSRVMADREEEKLLLQALRQIPLDLQTIVELYYWEQLPVGEIAVILEVPAGTVKSRLFRARDALREQLTVMDVPAQLQRTTIEGLEHWARALRDNMRSDQGG